A single Equus asinus isolate D_3611 breed Donkey chromosome 21, EquAss-T2T_v2, whole genome shotgun sequence DNA region contains:
- the GP9 gene encoding platelet glycoprotein IX has product MPAWGALFLLWAAAEATKDCPTQCTCHPLETMGLRVDCEGRGLTDLPALPVHTRHLLLANNSLRSIPPGAFDHLPQLRTLDVLNNPWHCDCSLTYLRLWLEDRVPEALLLVRCATPDLATSRPLGQLTGYQLGNCGWQQQASWTPPGVWGLVALVVVAVLGLALLAGLLCTTIEPLD; this is encoded by the coding sequence ATGCCTGCCTGGGGGGCCCTCTTCCTGCTCTGGGCTGCGGCGGAGGCCACCAAGGACTGTCCCACACAGTGCACCTGCCACCCCCTGGAAACCATGGGGCTGCGGGTGGACTGCGAGGGGCGGGGACTCACAGACCTGCCTGCCCTGCCGGTCCACACCCGCCACCTCCTGCTGGCCAATAACAGCCTTCGCTCCATACCCCCGGGTGCCTTCGACCACCTGCCCCAGCTGCGGACCCTCGATGTGCTGAACAACCCCTGGCACTGTGACTGCAGCCTCACCTACCTGCGCCTCTGGCTGGAGGACCGCGTGCCCGAGGCCCTGCTGCTTGTTCGCTGTGCCACCCCCGAcctcgccaccagccgcccgcTGGGCCAGCTGACAGGCTACCAGCTGGGCAACTGTGGCTGGCAGCAGCAGGCATCCTGGACCCCCCCGGGAGTCTGGGGGCTTGTGGCGCTGGTTGTCGTGGCCGTGCTGGGCCTCGCTCTCCTGGCTGGCCTGCTATGCACCACCATAGAGCCCCTGGACTGA